The Streptomyces avermitilis MA-4680 = NBRC 14893 genome contains a region encoding:
- a CDS encoding cold-shock protein translates to MASGTVKWFNSEKGFGFIEQDGGGPDVFAHYSNIASSGFRELQEGQKVNFDVTQGQKGPQAENITPA, encoded by the coding sequence ATGGCCAGCGGTACCGTCAAGTGGTTCAACTCGGAAAAGGGCTTCGGCTTCATCGAGCAGGACGGTGGAGGCCCGGACGTCTTCGCCCACTACTCGAACATCGCCAGCTCGGGCTTCCGTGAGCTTCAGGAAGGCCAGAAGGTGAACTTCGATGTCACCCAGGGCCAGAAGGGCCCGCAGGCGGAGAACATCACCCCCGCCTGA
- a CDS encoding DUF6234 family protein has product MALVVVEMAILALIGLSWMGSYWSWDPQHHGDPPGPYLKKAAVVPIAALVAMAVAGIRRMRAVAVSQAVMFIVICGTTLCLKAPGERVYEDSYRNACHAGMGCGDDSPTTR; this is encoded by the coding sequence GTGGCCCTGGTCGTCGTCGAGATGGCAATCCTCGCCTTGATCGGCCTGTCCTGGATGGGGTCCTACTGGTCATGGGACCCACAGCATCATGGCGACCCGCCGGGCCCCTACCTGAAGAAGGCCGCGGTCGTACCGATCGCCGCCCTGGTTGCCATGGCCGTGGCCGGGATCCGGCGCATGCGCGCGGTCGCTGTCAGCCAGGCTGTGATGTTCATCGTCATCTGCGGGACCACGCTGTGCCTGAAAGCTCCCGGGGAGCGCGTTTACGAGGACTCTTATCGGAACGCATGTCACGCGGGCATGGGCTGCGGCGACGACTCGCCGACCACGCGGTGA
- a CDS encoding TerD family protein — protein sequence MGVSLSKGGNVSLSKEAPGLTAVLVGLGWDVRTTTGTDYDLDASALLVDTSGKVLSDQHFIFYNNLKSPDGSVEHTGDNLTGEGEGDDESVKVNLAAVPAEVDKIVFPVSIHDAESRGQSFGQVRNAFIRVVNQAGGQEIARYDLSEDASTETAMVFGELYRNGADWKFRAVGQGYASGLSGIASDFGVNV from the coding sequence GTGGGAGTTTCCCTGTCCAAAGGCGGCAATGTCTCGCTCAGCAAGGAGGCGCCGGGCCTGACCGCGGTCCTCGTCGGCCTGGGCTGGGACGTGCGGACCACCACGGGCACCGACTACGACCTCGACGCGTCCGCGCTGCTGGTCGACACCTCCGGCAAGGTCCTCTCCGACCAGCACTTCATCTTCTACAACAACCTGAAGAGCCCGGACGGCTCGGTGGAGCACACCGGCGACAACCTCACCGGTGAGGGCGAGGGCGACGACGAGTCCGTCAAGGTGAACCTCGCCGCCGTGCCCGCCGAGGTCGACAAGATCGTCTTCCCGGTCTCGATTCACGACGCCGAGAGCCGCGGTCAGAGTTTCGGCCAGGTCCGCAACGCCTTCATCCGCGTCGTCAACCAGGCGGGCGGTCAGGAGATCGCGCGGTACGACCTGTCCGAGGACGCCTCGACCGAAACCGCGATGGTCTTCGGGGAGCTGTACCGGAACGGCGCCGATTGGAAGTTCCGCGCCGTCGGCCAGGGCTACGCGTCGGGCCTGTCCGGCATCGCCTCCGACTTCGGCGTCAACGTCTGA
- a CDS encoding alpha-amylase, protein MRRFIRSTITGLTAGLLAVSSGVAAQAASREAEEGWDSPPACVHINSDWRYTFVTNDCSSAYDVTVVYRDGANVPCRVASPGDIISFPGYGTQGNTVLGVALCAVAGRKDGRLEATPRL, encoded by the coding sequence ATGAGGCGGTTCATTCGTTCAACCATCACGGGGCTGACGGCAGGCTTGCTCGCCGTGTCGTCCGGCGTGGCGGCGCAGGCGGCATCCCGCGAGGCAGAGGAAGGCTGGGACAGCCCGCCCGCTTGCGTGCACATCAACTCGGACTGGCGCTACACGTTTGTCACCAACGACTGCTCGAGTGCGTATGACGTGACTGTCGTCTATCGCGACGGAGCCAACGTCCCCTGCCGTGTCGCTTCCCCGGGTGACATCATCTCGTTCCCGGGCTATGGAACACAGGGCAACACGGTCCTCGGCGTCGCCCTGTGCGCGGTCGCAGGTCGGAAGGACGGCCGTTTGGAGGCGACTCCCCGCCTGTAG
- a CDS encoding cadmium resistance transporter has product MNLGIIGQAAGLFAVTNIDDILILALFFAQGAGHRGSTRKIVIGQYLGFTAILAVAIAAAFGATFLPESAIPYLGLLPLALGLKAAWQAWKNHRDGEDTEEADAKGGGPSPLEVAAVTFANGGDNIGVYVPVFATAGVGGMSVYAVVFLVLVAIWCFAGRFFATRPVIAKALSRWGHVLLPLVLITIGLLILVQGGAFGI; this is encoded by the coding sequence GTGAACCTGGGCATCATCGGGCAGGCAGCCGGACTGTTCGCCGTCACCAACATCGACGACATCCTGATCCTGGCGCTCTTCTTCGCCCAGGGCGCCGGGCACCGCGGATCCACCCGCAAGATCGTGATCGGCCAGTACCTCGGCTTCACCGCCATCCTCGCCGTGGCCATCGCCGCGGCGTTCGGCGCCACGTTCCTGCCCGAATCTGCGATCCCCTACCTCGGACTGCTGCCGCTCGCCCTGGGCCTCAAGGCAGCCTGGCAGGCCTGGAAGAACCACCGCGACGGCGAGGACACCGAGGAAGCTGATGCCAAGGGAGGCGGGCCGAGCCCGCTGGAGGTCGCGGCCGTCACTTTCGCCAACGGAGGCGACAACATCGGTGTCTACGTCCCGGTGTTCGCCACCGCCGGCGTCGGCGGGATGAGCGTGTACGCCGTCGTGTTTCTCGTCCTGGTCGCCATCTGGTGCTTCGCGGGCAGGTTCTTCGCCACCCGCCCGGTCATCGCCAAGGCCCTCAGCCGCTGGGGCCACGTCCTGCTGCCGCTGGTTCTGATCACCATCGGCCTGCTCATCCTCGTCCAGGGCGGCGCCTTCGGCATCTGA